One stretch of Marinobacterium iners DNA includes these proteins:
- the merF gene encoding mercury resistance system transport protein MerF has protein sequence MKDPKTLLRVSIIGTTLVALCCFTPVLVILLGVVSLSALTGYLDYVLLPALAIFIGLTIYAIQRKRQADACCTPKFNGVKK, from the coding sequence ATGAAAGACCCGAAGACACTGCTGCGGGTCAGCATCATTGGCACAACCCTCGTGGCGCTGTGTTGCTTCACCCCTGTTCTGGTCATTTTGCTCGGTGTGGTCAGCTTGTCCGCGCTGACCGGCTATCTGGACTATGTGCTGCTGCCTGCGCTGGCGATTTTCATCGGCTTGACCATCTACGCCATCCAACGAAAACGCCAAGCCGATGCCTGCTGCACCCCGAAATTCAATGGAGTAAAAAAATGA
- a CDS encoding TniQ family protein — MKPAPHWPLHPAPREGEALSSWLNRVALCYHMEVSELLEHDLGHGQVDDLDTAPPLALLAMLSQRSGIEPDRLRCMSFAGWVPWLLDSLDDQIPDALETYAFQLSVLLPKLRRRTRSITSWRAWLPSQPIHRACPLCLNDPANQAVLLAWKLPLMLSCPLHGCWLESYWGVPGRFLGWENADTAPRTASDAIAVMDRRTWQALTTGHVELPRRRIHAGLWFRLLRTLLDELNTPLSTCGTCAGYLRQVWEGCGHPLRAGQSLWRPYETLNPAVRLQMLEAAATAISLIEVRDISPPGEHAKLFWSEPQTGFTSGLSAKTPKPEPVDHWQRAVQAINEAIIEARHNPETARSLFALASYGRRDPASQEQLRATFAKEGIPPEFLSHYEPDGPFACLR, encoded by the coding sequence GTGAAGCCAGCGCCACACTGGCCACTGCATCCGGCTCCCAGGGAAGGCGAAGCCTTGTCTTCGTGGCTCAACCGCGTGGCCCTTTGCTATCACATGGAGGTGTCCGAGCTGCTGGAGCACGATCTTGGTCACGGCCAGGTTGATGACCTGGACACCGCGCCACCACTGGCGCTGCTGGCGATGCTCTCCCAGCGGAGCGGCATCGAGCCGGACCGGCTGCGTTGCATGAGTTTCGCCGGCTGGGTGCCTTGGCTACTGGACAGCCTTGATGATCAGATTCCAGACGCATTGGAAACCTATGCGTTCCAGCTCTCGGTGCTGCTGCCGAAACTCCGCCGTAGGACGCGATCCATCACGAGCTGGCGTGCCTGGCTGCCCAGCCAGCCGATACATCGCGCCTGCCCGCTCTGTCTGAACGACCCGGCAAACCAAGCCGTACTGCTTGCATGGAAGCTGCCCCTGATGCTGAGCTGCCCGCTGCATGGCTGCTGGCTGGAATCCTATTGGGGCGTGCCTGGGCGGTTTCTCGGCTGGGAGAACGCCGACACTGCGCCGCGCACCGCCAGCGACGCGATTGCGGTGATGGACCGGCGCACCTGGCAGGCACTGACGACCGGCCATGTGGAGCTGCCGCGCCGACGCATCCACGCTGGATTGTGGTTTCGGCTACTACGCACGCTGCTCGATGAGCTGAACACCCCGCTTTCGACGTGCGGAACCTGCGCGGGGTATCTCCGCCAAGTCTGGGAAGGCTGCGGGCATCCGCTGCGTGCTGGGCAAAGTCTGTGGCGACCGTATGAAACCCTGAACCCGGCAGTACGGTTGCAGATGCTGGAGGCGGCGGCAACGGCAATCAGCTTGATTGAGGTGAGGGATATAAGCCCGCCGGGCGAGCATGCAAAGCTGTTCTGGTCCGAACCCCAAACCGGTTTCACCAGTGGCCTGTCGGCGAAAACGCCGAAGCCCGAACCCGTCGATCACTGGCAACGGGCGGTCCAGGCTATCAATGAGGCGATCATTGAAGCGCGGCACAACCCCGAGACGGCTCGCTCGCTGTTCGCGTTGGCTTCCTATGGTCGGCGCGACCCCGCTTCCCAGGAACAGTTGCGCGCCACCTTTGCAAAGGAAGGCATCCCTCCGGAATTTCTGTCACATTACGAGCCTGATGGACCCTTTGCATGTCTTAGATAG
- a CDS encoding IS1380 family transposase: MRTFKLEQSKTEVITPHGGLAVVGYSLNTMTSLAKTSRTLVKRHGISNIDLIRTYLGLICLGKSDFEAVEQTRHDDFFKAAMGIKQSPSSARLRQRFDEDAQALIPLLDEASVEFLHNASISVGTLVTGHVPLDIDVFPMDNSNSKKEGVAYTYKGHDGYAPIAAYLGTEGWCLGCELRPGNQHANKEFIHTLDRVLPRARHLTEAPLLVRLDSAHDAADNRAYFRAHGVDYLIKWNPRSQDGLAWMDKAHAAGALWCHVRPGKMETLVSEPLDGTGDRLIVKVTVRQSDAKGQMFLEPEVSLEGWTTSLSSEIADEATVMALYCDHATSEQFHSEFKTDLDLERLPSGKFDTNDLIMAFAVLGYNILRWMGQRALLGPDAPVRHSAKRRRLRTVMQELMYMACRLISSGRQLSLRFGRNCPGFKAFSRVYGSA, from the coding sequence ATGCGTACCTTCAAGCTCGAACAGTCCAAAACCGAGGTCATTACACCTCACGGCGGCCTTGCCGTCGTCGGATATAGTCTCAATACGATGACCTCTCTGGCCAAGACCTCGCGCACCCTCGTCAAACGCCACGGTATCTCTAACATCGATCTCATCCGTACCTATTTGGGGCTGATCTGTCTGGGCAAGAGCGACTTCGAAGCCGTTGAGCAGACACGCCATGATGACTTCTTCAAAGCCGCGATGGGAATCAAGCAATCACCTTCATCCGCCCGACTGCGTCAGCGATTCGATGAGGATGCCCAGGCACTGATTCCATTGCTGGATGAGGCCAGCGTCGAGTTCCTGCACAACGCTTCAATATCTGTCGGTACTCTCGTCACGGGCCATGTGCCGCTGGACATCGACGTATTCCCCATGGACAACAGCAACAGTAAAAAAGAGGGCGTGGCCTATACCTACAAAGGGCATGATGGCTACGCGCCCATTGCCGCCTACCTGGGCACTGAAGGCTGGTGTCTGGGCTGTGAACTGCGACCCGGCAACCAGCACGCCAACAAAGAGTTTATTCACACCCTCGACCGCGTACTGCCACGGGCTCGACACCTGACAGAGGCACCCCTGCTGGTGAGACTCGACAGCGCGCACGATGCCGCCGACAACCGTGCGTACTTTCGTGCCCATGGGGTGGACTATCTGATCAAGTGGAACCCCCGTTCGCAAGACGGACTGGCGTGGATGGACAAGGCTCATGCGGCTGGTGCACTCTGGTGTCATGTCCGACCCGGAAAAATGGAAACGTTGGTGAGCGAACCGCTGGATGGCACTGGCGACCGTCTGATCGTCAAAGTCACGGTGCGCCAGAGTGACGCCAAGGGGCAGATGTTTCTGGAACCTGAGGTCAGCCTTGAAGGCTGGACCACCTCACTCTCATCCGAGATCGCGGATGAGGCAACCGTCATGGCGCTGTATTGCGATCATGCCACCAGCGAACAGTTTCATAGTGAATTCAAAACCGACCTCGACCTGGAACGCCTGCCATCCGGTAAATTCGATACCAACGATCTGATCATGGCGTTCGCCGTATTGGGGTACAACATCCTGCGCTGGATGGGTCAGCGGGCACTACTGGGGCCGGATGCGCCGGTCCGTCATTCAGCCAAGCGCCGGCGGCTGCGCACGGTCATGCAGGAACTGATGTATATGGCCTGCCGCCTGATCAGTAGCGGTCGTCAGCTTAGCCTGCGCTTTGGTCGTAACTGTCCGGGGTTCAAAGCGTTCAGTCGGGTGTATGGATCTGCCTGA
- the merE gene encoding broad-spectrum mercury transporter MerE — MNSPERLPSETHKPITGYLWGALAVLTCPCHLPILAIVLAGTTAGAFIGEYWGIAALTLTGLFVLSVT; from the coding sequence ATGAACAGCCCCGAGCGCTTGCCGTCCGAGACGCACAAACCGATCACCGGCTACCTGTGGGGCGCGCTGGCCGTGCTCACCTGTCCCTGCCATTTGCCGATTCTCGCCATTGTGCTGGCCGGCACGACGGCCGGCGCGTTCATCGGAGAGTACTGGGGTATCGCAGCCCTCACGCTGACCGGTTTGTTCGTCCTGTCTGTGACATGA
- a CDS encoding Mu transposase C-terminal domain-containing protein: MASDTSLIAEQGVATLPDAAWAQARQRAEIIGPLAALDVVGHEAADAAAHALGLSRRQVYVLIRRARQGAGLVTDLARSRSGGGKGKGRLPESVERIIRELLQKRFLTKQKRSLAAFHREVAQACKAQKLRAPARNTVALRIAGLDPLKATRRREGQDASRSLQGVGGEPPAVTAPLEQVQIDHTVIDLIVVDERDRQPIGRPYLTIAIDVFTRCVLGMVVTLEAPSSVSVGLCLVHVACDKRPWLEGLNIEMEWPMSGKPRLLYLDNAAEFKSEALRRGCEQHGIRLDYRPLGQPHYGGIVERIIGTAMQMIHDELPGTTFSNPDQRGDYDSENKAALTLRELERWLTLAVGTYHGSVHNGLLQPPAARWAEAIARTGVPTVITRTTAFLVDFLPIIRRTLTRTGFVIDHIHYYADALKPWIARRDRLPAFLIRRDPRDISRIWVLEPEGQHYLEIPYRTLSHPAVTLWEQRQALAKLRQQGREQVDESALFRMIGQMREIVSTAQKATRKARRDADRRQHLKATAVLFKTTPPPDADMADPQADNQPPAKPFDQIEEW, from the coding sequence ATGGCGTCAGACACATCATTGATTGCCGAGCAAGGCGTGGCCACCCTGCCCGATGCGGCTTGGGCGCAGGCCCGGCAACGGGCGGAAATCATCGGGCCGCTGGCAGCGCTTGATGTGGTCGGGCATGAAGCCGCCGATGCCGCTGCTCACGCGCTTGGCCTGTCCAGGCGGCAGGTGTATGTCCTAATCCGCCGTGCCCGGCAAGGTGCTGGGCTTGTGACGGACCTGGCTCGCAGCCGATCCGGCGGCGGAAAAGGCAAGGGACGCTTGCCGGAATCAGTTGAGCGCATCATCCGCGAGTTGCTGCAAAAGCGCTTCCTGACCAAGCAGAAGCGTAGCCTGGCAGCGTTCCACCGCGAGGTCGCGCAGGCTTGCAAAGCGCAAAAGCTGCGGGCGCCGGCGCGCAACACCGTGGCTCTGCGGATCGCCGGCCTCGATCCGCTCAAGGCCACTCGCCGCCGGGAAGGTCAGGATGCGTCCCGCAGCCTGCAAGGTGTCGGTGGTGAGCCTCCCGCCGTGACCGCGCCACTGGAACAAGTGCAGATTGATCACACGGTCATCGACCTGATCGTGGTGGACGAGCGCGACCGGCAACCGATTGGCCGTCCGTATCTGACCATCGCCATCGACGTGTTTACCCGCTGCGTGCTCGGCATGGTCGTCACGCTGGAAGCGCCGTCATCTGTTTCGGTCGGCCTGTGCCTTGTGCATGTCGCCTGCGACAAGCGTCCCTGGCTGGAGGGTCTGAACATAGAAATGGAGTGGCCGATGAGCGGCAAGCCCAGGCTGCTCTACCTAGACAACGCGGCCGAGTTCAAGAGCGAAGCGCTACGCCGAGGCTGCGAGCAGCATGGCATCCGGCTTGACTATCGCCCGCTCGGGCAGCCGCACTACGGCGGCATCGTGGAACGGATCATCGGCACGGCGATGCAGATGATCCACGACGAATTGCCAGGGACGACCTTCTCCAACCCTGACCAGCGCGGCGACTACGATTCCGAAAACAAGGCCGCCCTGACGCTGCGTGAGCTGGAGCGCTGGCTCACATTGGCGGTCGGCACCTACCACGGCTCCGTGCACAACGGCCTGCTCCAGCCGCCGGCAGCGCGCTGGGCCGAAGCTATCGCGCGGACCGGCGTGCCAACCGTCATCACTCGCACCACGGCTTTTCTGGTCGATTTTCTGCCCATCATCCGCCGCACGCTGACCCGCACCGGCTTCGTCATCGACCACATCCATTACTACGCCGATGCGCTCAAGCCGTGGATAGCTCGGCGCGACCGCTTGCCTGCGTTCCTGATCCGGCGCGACCCGCGCGACATCAGCCGCATTTGGGTGCTGGAGCCGGAGGGGCAGCACTATCTGGAAATTCCATACCGCACCTTGTCGCACCCGGCTGTCACCCTCTGGGAACAACGACAGGCGCTGGCGAAATTGCGGCAGCAAGGGCGCGAACAGGTGGATGAGTCGGCGCTGTTTCGCATGATCGGCCAGATGCGCGAAATCGTGTCCACCGCGCAGAAAGCTACGCGCAAGGCGCGGCGCGACGCGGATCGACGCCAGCATCTCAAGGCAACGGCAGTTCTTTTCAAAACCACGCCACCACCGGACGCGGACATGGCTGACCCGCAGGCAGACAACCAGCCACCTGCCAAACCGTTCGACCAGATTGAGGAGTGGTAG
- the merT gene encoding mercuric ion transporter MerT — MSEPQNGRGALFTGGLAAILASACCLGPLVLIALGFSGAWIGNLTVLEPYRPIFIGVALVALFFAWRRIYRPSAACKPGEVCAIPQVRATYKLIFWGVAVLVLVALGFPYVVPFFY, encoded by the coding sequence ATGTCTGAACCTCAAAACGGGCGCGGCGCGCTCTTCACTGGCGGGCTGGCCGCCATCCTCGCCTCGGCTTGCTGCCTCGGGCCGCTGGTTCTGATCGCCTTGGGGTTCAGCGGCGCTTGGATCGGCAACTTGACGGTGTTGGAACCCTATCGCCCCATCTTTATCGGCGTGGCGCTGGTGGCGTTGTTCTTCGCCTGGCGGCGCATCTACCGGCCGTCAGCCGCCTGCAAACCGGGTGAGGTTTGCGCGATTCCCCAAGTGCGAGCTACTTACAAGCTCATTTTCTGGGGCGTGGCCGTGCTGGTTTTGGTCGCGCTCGGATTTCCCTACGTCGTGCCATTTTTCTATTGA
- a CDS encoding class I SAM-dependent methyltransferase yields MLQTENPTGCCPLCGSDDLYPLSCKERLYYRCRTCELVHLEPAQRLSEQAEKAVYDDHENTVDDPGYRRFLSRAFDQVRQQQPPPAKGLDFGCGPGPALVEMAREAGYEMSLYDKYYHPDLASLQQPYDFITCTEVVEHLADPLTVLDQLWSLLTPNGLLVLQTKRVLDDERFRSWHYRNDPTHITFFAETSFRWLAQHWQASVSFPHADVACFSPLIRGSTPR; encoded by the coding sequence GTGCTGCAGACAGAAAACCCCACTGGGTGTTGCCCTTTGTGCGGCAGTGATGACCTTTACCCGCTGTCGTGTAAAGAACGACTATATTACCGTTGTCGAACCTGTGAGCTGGTGCATTTGGAACCTGCGCAGAGGTTGTCTGAGCAGGCTGAAAAGGCTGTTTATGACGATCATGAAAATACGGTTGATGATCCCGGGTATCGCCGTTTTCTGTCACGCGCATTTGATCAGGTCAGGCAGCAACAGCCACCACCCGCCAAGGGGCTCGATTTTGGCTGTGGCCCGGGGCCTGCTCTGGTTGAGATGGCGCGTGAAGCCGGCTACGAGATGTCACTGTATGACAAGTATTACCATCCTGACTTGGCATCTCTGCAGCAACCGTACGATTTTATTACCTGTACCGAAGTGGTCGAGCACCTGGCCGACCCCCTGACTGTTCTGGATCAACTCTGGTCATTGCTGACTCCGAACGGGCTGCTGGTGCTGCAGACCAAGCGGGTGCTGGATGACGAGCGCTTTCGCAGCTGGCACTATCGCAATGACCCTACCCATATCACCTTTTTCGCTGAAACCAGCTTCCGCTGGCTGGCGCAGCACTGGCAAGCGAGCGTTAGTTTTCCCCATGCAGATGTGGCCTGTTTCAGCCCGTTGATTCGTGGATCAACACCTCGCTGA
- the merA gene encoding mercury(II) reductase — MTEITVNGMTCTSCATHVKDALEKIPGVNAAVVSYPESRAQVMADTAVSHNQLLAAIAALGYQGSIRVGDFKDEPKIRDALEGAGLHIAIIGSGGAAMAAALKAVEQGATVTLIERGTIGGTCVNIGCVPSKIMIRAAHIAHLRRESPFDGGIAATVPAIDRSKLLAQQQARVDELRHAKYEGILDGNPAITVLHGEARFKDDQSLVVRLNEGGEREVTFDRCLVATGASPAVPPIPGLKESPYWTSTEALVSDTIPARLAVIGSSVVALELAQAFARLGSQVTILARSTLFFREDPAIGEAVTAAFRAEGIEVLEHTQASQVAHVNGEFVLTTGHGELRADKLLVATGRAPNTRSLALDAAGVTVNAQGAIVIDQGMRTSNPNIYAAGDCTDQPQFVYVAAAAGTRAAINMTGGDAALNLTAMPAVVFTDPQVATVGYSEAEAHHDGIETDSRTLTLDNVPRALANFDTRGFIKLVIEEGSGRLIGVQAVAPEAGELIQTAVLAIRNRMTVQELADQLFPYLTMVEGLKLAAQTFNKDVKQLSCCAG, encoded by the coding sequence ATGACCGAAATCACCGTGAATGGCATGACCTGCACATCCTGCGCCACCCATGTCAAAGATGCTTTGGAAAAGATTCCCGGCGTGAATGCCGCTGTGGTGTCCTATCCAGAAAGCCGCGCGCAAGTCATGGCAGACACCGCCGTGAGCCACAACCAACTGCTGGCCGCCATCGCCGCATTGGGTTATCAAGGCTCGATCCGGGTTGGTGATTTCAAAGATGAACCAAAAATCCGTGATGCACTTGAGGGCGCCGGTTTGCATATCGCCATCATTGGCAGCGGCGGGGCCGCGATGGCGGCGGCGCTGAAGGCCGTCGAGCAAGGCGCGACGGTCACGCTGATCGAACGCGGCACCATCGGCGGCACCTGCGTCAATATCGGCTGTGTGCCGTCCAAGATCATGATCCGCGCTGCCCATATTGCCCATCTGCGCCGGGAAAGTCCGTTCGACGGCGGTATTGCGGCAACTGTGCCTGCGATTGACCGCAGCAAACTGCTGGCCCAGCAGCAGGCCCGTGTCGATGAACTGCGGCACGCCAAATACGAAGGCATCCTGGACGGCAATCCAGCCATCACCGTTTTGCACGGTGAAGCGCGTTTCAAGGACGACCAGAGCCTGGTCGTCCGTTTGAACGAGGGTGGCGAGCGCGAGGTAACGTTCGACCGCTGCCTGGTCGCCACCGGTGCCAGTCCGGCCGTGCCGCCGATTCCGGGCCTGAAAGAGTCACCCTACTGGACTTCCACCGAAGCGCTTGTCAGCGACACCATTCCCGCACGCCTGGCCGTGATCGGTTCGTCGGTGGTGGCGTTGGAACTGGCGCAAGCCTTTGCCCGGCTCGGCAGCCAGGTCACGATCCTGGCACGCAGCACCTTGTTCTTCCGGGAAGACCCGGCCATCGGCGAGGCCGTGACAGCCGCTTTCCGCGCCGAGGGCATCGAGGTGCTGGAGCACACGCAAGCCAGCCAGGTCGCCCATGTGAACGGCGAATTCGTGCTGACCACCGGACACGGTGAATTGCGCGCTGACAAGTTGCTGGTTGCCACCGGTCGGGCACCGAATACGCGCAGCCTCGCGCTGGACGCGGCGGGGGTCACTGTCAATGCGCAAGGGGCCATCGTTATCGACCAAGGCATGCGCACGAGCAACCCGAACATCTACGCGGCCGGCGACTGCACCGACCAGCCGCAGTTCGTCTACGTGGCAGCGGCCGCCGGCACCCGTGCCGCGATCAACATGACCGGCGGCGACGCAGCCCTCAATCTGACCGCGATGCCGGCAGTGGTGTTCACCGACCCGCAAGTCGCCACCGTGGGCTACAGCGAGGCGGAAGCGCACCACGATGGCATCGAGACCGACAGTCGCACGCTGACACTCGACAACGTTCCGCGAGCGCTTGCCAACTTCGACACACGCGGCTTCATCAAGCTGGTCATCGAGGAAGGTAGCGGACGGCTCATCGGCGTGCAGGCGGTGGCCCCGGAAGCGGGCGAACTGATCCAGACGGCGGTGCTCGCCATCCGCAACCGCATGACGGTGCAGGAACTGGCCGACCAGTTGTTCCCCTACCTGACAATGGTCGAGGGGTTGAAGCTTGCGGCGCAGACCTTCAACAAGGACGTGAAGCAGCTTTCCTGCTGCGCTGGATAA
- a CDS encoding recombinase family protein, with protein sequence MLIGYMRVSKADGSQATDLQRDALIAAGVDPVHLYEDQASGMREDRPGLTSCLKALRTGDTLVVWKLDRLGRDLRHLINTVHDLTGRGIGLKVLTGHGAAIDTTTAAGKLVFGIFAALAEFERELIAERTIAGLASARARGRKGGRPFKMTAAKLRLAMAAMGQPETKVGDLCQELGVTRQTLYRHVSPKGELRPDGEKLLSRI encoded by the coding sequence ATGCTGATAGGCTACATGCGGGTATCGAAGGCGGACGGCTCCCAGGCTACCGATTTGCAGCGCGACGCGCTGATTGCCGCCGGGGTCGATCCAGTACATCTTTACGAGGACCAGGCATCCGGCATGCGCGAGGATCGGCCCGGCTTGACGAGCTGCCTGAAGGCGTTGCGAACTGGCGACACACTGGTCGTGTGGAAACTGGATCGGCTCGGACGCGACCTGCGACATCTCATCAACACCGTGCACGACCTGACTGGGCGCGGCATCGGCTTGAAGGTATTAACCGGGCACGGCGCGGCCATCGACACCACGACCGCCGCCGGCAAGCTGGTCTTTGGCATCTTCGCCGCCCTGGCCGAGTTCGAGCGCGAGTTGATCGCGGAGCGCACGATTGCCGGCCTAGCCTCGGCCCGCGCGCGCGGGCGGAAAGGCGGCCGGCCGTTCAAGATGACCGCCGCCAAGCTGCGGCTGGCGATGGCGGCAATGGGTCAGCCAGAGACCAAGGTCGGCGACCTGTGCCAGGAACTTGGCGTCACGCGGCAGACCCTGTATCGGCATGTTTCACCCAAGGGTGAGCTACGTCCAGATGGCGAGAAGCTACTCAGCCGAATTTGA
- a CDS encoding recombinase family protein, protein MIIGYARVSTHDQHPELQLDALDQAGCEQIFQEKMTGTLRERPELSLCLRTLRKGDTLVVWRMDRLARSLKDLVEIIEDLHKREIGFRSLTESIDTTSASGKLVFHIFGALAEFEHSLILERTKAGLAAARARGRKGGRPASMSSHDVRKAKAMLSDPTMTKAEVARHFSVSRTTLNAHLNKTK, encoded by the coding sequence ATGATTATTGGCTACGCACGGGTCAGTACCCATGACCAGCATCCTGAACTCCAGCTCGATGCACTCGATCAGGCCGGGTGCGAACAGATTTTCCAGGAAAAAATGACCGGCACCCTTCGGGAGCGACCTGAACTGTCGCTATGCCTGCGTACACTCCGAAAGGGCGATACTCTGGTGGTTTGGCGGATGGATCGGTTGGCTCGCTCGTTGAAGGATTTGGTTGAGATCATTGAAGACCTTCACAAGCGTGAAATTGGATTCCGGTCGTTGACTGAATCCATTGATACGACCAGTGCCAGCGGGAAGCTCGTTTTTCACATTTTTGGTGCGCTGGCTGAGTTTGAGCACAGTTTGATCCTGGAGCGAACGAAGGCAGGATTGGCAGCGGCACGGGCTCGGGGCCGGAAGGGAGGCCGCCCTGCATCAATGTCCAGTCATGATGTGAGGAAGGCTAAGGCCATGCTATCGGATCCCACCATGACCAAAGCAGAAGTTGCTCGGCACTTCTCTGTAAGTCGGACAACGCTGAATGCACATCTAAACAAAACAAAATAG
- a CDS encoding TniB family NTP-binding protein — MEEYPIIDLSHLMPVAQGLARLPADERIHRLRADRWIGYPRAVEALNRLEALYAWPNKQRMPNLLLVGPTNNGKSMIVEKFRRTHPASSDADQEHIPVLVVQMPSEPSVIRFYIALLAAMGAPLRPRPRLPEMEQLALALLRKVGVRMLVIDELHNVLAGNSVNRREFLNLLRFLGNELRIPLVGVGTRDAYLAIRSDDQLENRFEPMMLPVWEANDDCCSLLASFAASLPLRRPSSIATLDMARYLLTRSEGTIGELAHLLMAAAVAAVESGEEAINHRTLSMADYTGPSERRRQFERELM; from the coding sequence GTGGAAGAATATCCCATCATCGACTTGTCCCACCTGATGCCGGTGGCCCAGGGCTTGGCCCGTCTTCCGGCGGACGAACGCATCCATCGCCTTCGCGCTGACCGCTGGATCGGCTATCCGCGAGCAGTCGAGGCGCTGAATCGGCTGGAAGCCCTGTATGCGTGGCCGAACAAACAACGCATGCCCAACCTGCTGTTGGTCGGTCCAACCAACAACGGCAAGTCGATGATCGTCGAGAAATTCCGCCGCACCCATCCGGCCAGCTCCGACGCCGACCAGGAGCACATCCCAGTGTTGGTTGTGCAGATGCCGTCCGAGCCGTCGGTGATCCGCTTCTACATCGCGCTACTTGCCGCGATGGGCGCGCCATTGCGCCCGCGCCCACGGCTGCCGGAAATGGAGCAATTGGCGCTGGCACTGCTGCGCAAGGTCGGCGTGCGCATGCTGGTGATCGACGAGTTGCACAACGTCCTGGCCGGCAACAGCGTCAACCGCCGGGAATTCCTCAATCTGTTGCGTTTCCTCGGCAACGAGCTGCGCATCCCGCTGGTCGGGGTCGGCACACGCGATGCCTACTTGGCGATCCGCTCGGACGACCAGTTGGAAAACCGCTTCGAGCCGATGATGCTGCCGGTGTGGGAGGCCAACGACGATTGCTGCTCACTGCTGGCCAGCTTCGCGGCTTCACTCCCGCTGCGGCGACCCTCGTCGATTGCCACGCTGGATATGGCCCGCTACCTGCTCACGCGCAGCGAGGGCACCATCGGCGAGCTGGCGCACCTGTTGATGGCGGCGGCCGTCGCTGCCGTGGAGAGCGGTGAGGAAGCGATCAACCATCGCACGCTCAGCATGGCCGATTACACCGGTCCCAGCGAGCGGCGGCGGCAATTCGAGCGGGAACTGATGTGA
- the merD gene encoding mercury resistance co-regulator MerD yields MSAYTVSRLALDAGVSVHIVRDYLLRGLLRPVACTPGGYGLFDDAALQRLCFVRAAFEAGIGLDALARLCRALDAADGDEAAAQLAVLRQFVERRREALADLEVQLATMPTEPAQHAESLP; encoded by the coding sequence ATGAGCGCCTACACCGTGTCCCGGCTGGCCCTTGATGCCGGGGTGAGCGTGCATATCGTGCGCGACTACCTGCTGCGCGGATTGCTGCGTCCGGTGGCGTGCACCCCGGGCGGCTATGGCCTGTTCGATGATGCCGCCTTGCAACGGCTGTGCTTCGTGCGGGCGGCCTTCGAGGCGGGCATCGGCCTGGACGCGCTGGCGCGGCTGTGCCGGGCGCTGGATGCTGCGGACGGCGATGAAGCGGCCGCGCAGCTTGCCGTTCTGCGCCAGTTCGTCGAGCGTCGGCGCGAAGCGTTGGCCGATCTGGAGGTGCAGTTGGCCACCATGCCGACCGAGCCGGCACAGCACGCGGAGAGTCTGCCATGA
- the merR gene encoding Hg(II)-responsive transcriptional regulator — protein sequence MENNLENLTIGVFARTAGVNVETIRFYQRKGLLPEPDKPYGSIRRYGETDVTRVRFVKSAQRLGFSLDEIAELLRLEDGTHCEEASSLAEHKLKDVRERMADLARMEAVLSDLVCACHARKGNVSCPLIASLQGKKEPRSADAV from the coding sequence ATGGAAAACAATTTGGAGAACCTGACCATTGGCGTTTTCGCCAGGACGGCCGGGGTCAATGTGGAGACCATCCGGTTCTATCAGCGCAAGGGCTTGCTCCCGGAACCGGACAAGCCTTACGGCAGCATTCGCCGCTATGGCGAGACGGATGTAACGCGGGTGCGCTTCGTGAAATCAGCCCAGCGGTTGGGCTTCAGCCTGGATGAGATCGCCGAGCTGCTGCGGCTGGAGGATGGCACCCATTGCGAGGAAGCCAGCAGCCTGGCCGAGCACAAGCTCAAGGACGTGCGCGAGAGGATGGCTGACCTGGCGCGCATGGAGGCCGTGCTGTCTGATTTGGTGTGCGCCTGCCATGCGCGGAAGGGGAACGTTTCCTGCCCGCTGATTGCGTCACTGCAAGGGAAGAAAGAACCGCGCAGTGCGGACGCGGTGTAG
- the merP gene encoding mercury resistance system periplasmic binding protein MerP, with translation MKKLLSALALAAVVAPVWAATQTVTLSVPGMTCSACPITVKKAISKVDGVSKVDVTFETREAVVTFDDAKTSVQKLTKATEDAGYPSSVKN, from the coding sequence ATGAAAAAGCTGCTTTCCGCCCTTGCCCTCGCTGCCGTTGTTGCCCCCGTGTGGGCCGCCACCCAGACCGTTACGCTGTCCGTACCGGGCATGACCTGCTCGGCCTGTCCGATCACTGTCAAGAAGGCGATTTCCAAGGTCGATGGCGTCAGTAAAGTTGACGTGACCTTCGAGACGCGCGAAGCGGTGGTCACCTTCGATGATGCCAAGACCAGCGTGCAGAAACTGACCAAGGCTACCGAGGATGCGGGCTACCCATCATCAGTCAAGAACTGA